atgttaataaaaaaaaaactaactgATAGGGCACATGGGTTGCTTTCCTGCTTTGAATTTGAACTTGAATTTCCTTGTTTTTTGAAGCTTTATTTTGGGTTGGCTGGCCAGTTTCATAAGAGCCAAGGTGATGAAGTCCTCTTTCTCCTCTCTCCTCTCTCCTCTCTACTCTCTAGGGCTATATTTACAGCAAGAAGTTATATTAGCTAGGCAttgtttgagagagagagagagagagagatttttaATGCTCATGTTCATGTAAGTAGCAGTTTGATTAAGAGACaggaaattttatatatatagagttgtttaatttgtttatttatggATTTTAAGAAATGGGTATTGGTGATCATATGTATGTGTGTGCTTGCTTGAGCTCTAAGTGAGTTGAGCTCGCGATGATGATTGGTTGTGAATCCTTTACagccattttctttttcttttcctttttcttggcCTTGGCTTTGCTTCGGAAGAGATGAGAATTGTGTTGGGTCTTATCAGAATAATTTTGGTCCTGAGATTCTTCCACCCACTAAAGCAATTTGAATTCATGAAGCAATTGTAGGATCTCTTAGAGAATAATCAGAGAAATGGAATGGCCTATATCCTCACCACTCTTCTTTCACCTTCTGTTTAGGGTAGGGCATGGACCCAATGCAGgtgaaaatttttgtaaaaatttaatttaattaattttttaagaatcttcttacttaaaattaaaaaataaaattttcatttgaagagaaattaaaattttatatgattttataatttttttgaattttttattataaaaaaataatttacttaaattaatccagttaaattattaaattttttaagaattaattcatttaaattaaataaaatttaaaaaattatttatagctAAAGAAAAAGGGACCCACAAACATTCCTCTGGGTTATTCTGCATGGAAGATGGGaagaatgataataataattttctccacTGAGGAAATCATGGAAAAAGATAAGAGCCTCTATTTATTGAATAGAGAGAATATAGATATGGAATTGGGAAAAAAGATCAAAGAGCCTCCAATTTGTTAAAGTTATTGAATCaacatgatgatgatgatgagcaATGGTGTCCACCATTggctgaggttgtcttcaaatTGAAAAGCTTTGAATGAATGTGGGGATAGTGCTTTAATTTTGCTTTGCCAATTTTATATACCTATGCCTTATTGCTTCTTCCTTCTTTTGCTTTTCTTCATTGGTCTTTTGTATAATAACTTCATCCCAATTCTTTTTATCGCTCTCCTTTTTGTCGGTGATAAATTACACgaacaatttttatttagatttaatttatcataaatttaatacggtttcttttaatttttatataagctCTATcacttatttatatattaaatttttcatgaaatgatttattatttgatGAATCGAGATTTAGTGAGATCACAAAACATAGACACTTGAAATGTAGTATGATTCGGTGAACAGATTAATAAACTGTAATTAATTTGATAAAGAGTTCAATCACTTGTTTATATATTGGTCTTTTCATGAagtgaattattatttaatgaaattcaGAGTGGAGTGACCAGATGTAGACTCTTGGACTATAGTTTGATTCGATGAGCAGATCAATAAATTGTGATTGAAGAGTGAGTGCCTTTGATGCTTCATACGAGTCCTTCCATGCTCgattttgaaaaagaaatttgTAAAATATGAGAAAATGATCAGAAATCTACTAGAAATATACTGATAGAGACTTTTGGACGTTTAAGTCAGATTTATAACTTTTAGAgggattttaaaagaaataaaaataaatttgaaagctAGACCCTATTAGCGATTTTAAGTATTTAGACTCGTAGTTCTAACGACAAAtggagtaatttttttataattatgagataaggaaaagatatatttttttataataataataataattattattaaatgtaagcaatattcggtttaaataataaaattgatcgaactgaattaatttaaaaatttaatttgattttttattcttttcatatcggttcgatttttattttaaaaatttttaattattttagttgatTTGATTTTAGTCAAAAAAATCAATAACATTAATCGATTAATagcaataatatattatttttgataatatagataaattaaattataattaaaattaaaatatttcaattaaattttagaatacataaattaaaatataaaaaataaaaaatttattaaaaaattcaaccgatttaattaaatttaattaaatcatatcAATCCGATtcgaattaatttttattataataaattcagcttatttttataaatattaaaattttaatttattcaattaaattaattttaaatcgaatccaCTCACCCTAATTATTATTACATTTCTTTTCACCACTTCCTGCATGTGGTGACGCTATTTTCACTTCAATGATACTCCACGTTTAATTGTTAGTTAAGCATTCTCATACATTTTGAGATTTCAATGTGTAAATTGGCTAAATTAATTAATCTGTGGAACATCAATTAGATTAAAAAAAGGCATTAAACAgtgtttattaatttattttttattgatttaaattttaataaaataaaataaaaaactataaaTCAATTGTAATTTCTCAGtttaatgaaaaaagaaaagaaaagtgcgGTATGATGACAATGAGAGAAGTGTAAGCAGCTCTAAATATATAACATTTTAATTGTTAGATAAGACAAagctctattttttttaaacaataatttatacgtaaaaaatatttctttaaataaatttatttttaataatataacttaaaattattgtttagttATTCATTACTATTAATCTCTACCATCCAGAGCCAAgtcaaaatctaaaaaaaaaaaaaaatcaaaattcattaCAATTTATTACACAAGCTTACCTATAAATAAACTATACAATCCGTAATCGATTAAGGTAAATCGAGCTCACCAAGAGATTGGACTCCTCAGAAAGGGAGTCCAGACGAAAAGAGGTCTAATTCATTTGACTATAAAGAGTAAGAGAGAAATGAAATAATCGTATGATAAAAATGGATAGATAGATATGCCTATACAGCTTTGCATGATAGTGACGTGTGTCACTATAGCAGAATGGTATTAACTTTCAgaggtgagcagtattcagttcaaaccgaaaaaatcgaccgaaccgaaccgatttaaaaatttagttcgattttttatacatttcgattcggttcggtttttaattttagaaattttggttatttcggttcggttcggttttgatcagaaaaaactgaaaaaaccgaaccgaaccgattagtaataataatatattttttcaataatatagagaaattaaatcatattaagattaaaatattttaattaaattttaaaatattaaaaataaagtgtaaaaaataaaaaaattattaaaaatcgaaaccgatcataccgaatcgaaccgaatcagaccggtttggttcgattcggtttccgattaaaatcagttcggttcgatttttataaacactaaaatttcaattttcaatttattcgattcgattcaattttaaactgaaccgaccAAATACTCACCTCTGTTAACTTTACATATAcacagaaattttattttttctatgaaTTTCAAATTAACAGTTGCGAtaccaaaaaattaaataatgttaataaaaatttaagtgtaaattaaatattattattataaaacttttaaatttttttgcacTTTCATTTTTTCAAAAAGATAATCTTAAAAGTAAAATGTTGGAAAACTTAATAATTAGATTCATACTAAATTAATATTCCTTGATCTCTCtaatataaacaattaatttaaaatataaaatattaggtTAAAAATATGAAGCAACATTGCGGACAAAATATTACATACCCACCTTAGAAATATTTAAGGGTTTTTTTTTCCTAAAGACAAGAAATTTCATTAAAGTTTTAAAGGTTCAGAAATATTACAATCAAATATAACTCATAAATCATTAAGGTGGATGAAAGATAAGAgaccatatattaaaattaaaagaatcgaattatttataaaaataaaaaaatattaattttaaatcgacATTAATTCAAATcgagttaaattaaaatttaatatttataaaagtcaaataatattaattttaaatggacATTAATTCAAATTGAGTTGATTCAGTTGATTTAATcgttaaactttttaataaatttttctattttttatattttatttttaatattttaaaatttaattaaaataatttaatttttaattataatttaatctctttatattattaaaaataatatattattttcattaataaatttaaatttatcaattttttatgattaaaattaaaataattaaaaattttaaaaataaaaattaaattaaaattttaaattaatttacttcattgatttttttaatttaaatagaatattgCTTTACcctatatttcttttttaaggtATATTATACAAATGGACATTTTataccttttatttatttaattaaataacaatttaataatatttaaaatttaataacaatttaataatatttaaaatttatacttatttttttacatattatttaattttatttaaaattttttaattaaaatcaaattgattatttataatttaaatttaattaaaataaaaaattactcatAAATACTGTAAAATCAAATGAAATCAaactgaaattataaaaaaaaattaaaattatttttaaatcgtACTATATTTAGAAGAGAGTGAGTTATTAAAataagaatttttaaaaattttaaaaaacattcAAAAACCTTCGATTTTAACATTAAAGAGAGATTTTCTTAAAGATTATCTTTTTCTTTCTAAACAATCAAACTATTAAGATAAAACTATTTAATGTATTTCAATAACCTAAGAGATGagtaattaattttgaaatattacagaagttaaataataattttacaaaattccTTTTATAACGTGAAAATAGATCATGTGTAATGGATTTTCTTTTTTGATCATGCTTCTAGAATGGATTTTGATGCTATTGCAAAATTACAGGGCTGAGCTTTACCATATCTGCTCTTCCTTTCTTCTCCGTCGTTTTGCAGTAACCAAAATGCTTCAAAACCAAGACACTGTTGATTTTGCAATCAATCTCCTTGATACACAATTGAGCTGAACTACGAAGAGCAGGAGGAACATCTCGCCTCTATCTATTTCCTTTGTTCCATTACAGTCtctccatctctctctctctctctctcgtggGATTCAAAGGTATTTAGTGGTTTTTATTGAGCTATGGATGTTAGAATGAATAGCTGTTTGATTGGTATTGGTATCTTAGATTTGGTCGTAATTTGCAGAATACCtgtatttaattagttataattCCAATTTTGGAAGAATCTCGTATACCCATAAGCAGAGACTTTATGTGAAGCAGAAATTTGTAGACTTTTAATGTGTTGCTGGAGCCAGCACTTGATTTTGTTGTGCGTATGTATTGCTGAGAAGAAGAATTTGATTAGGATGATTTAGTAAAGTATAAAATTGATGTGCTTGATTTGGTGAATTTTATAGCATGGAGGAACAATTCATACTAAGAGTCCCACCTTCTGTAGCGGAGCGTTTAGATCGTCTTTTGAGTGAAAGTGCTTCTTCTTCTGAAGATCAATCATTGGATTTGTCTTTTTCTGGTGAGATTACACTTCACTTCTTTCATTGCATTTGGAAAGTTTTCATTTTTAAGTAGTGACTTGAATAccatgttttttttaatttgtttatctGTTTTCTCTTATTATTCTCTTGGATGCTGTTTTTGCTCTTTGTATGTGTAAGGCTGCTCATTCAAGTCAAATAATTGCAGTAGATTGCAATAATAACTTTCTGCATTTTAGCATGTCTTGGATTGATGTGGACTGGTGTACACGCGTTTTAATTAGTAATGGCATTGGCTTTCTTCCTTTGATCTGTTTTACTGGTTTTATTCTATTTTCTTTCAAGCATCTGGACGTGAGGTGTAGAAAATAGAGTTCTATTATGCTTTTTACCTGGTTGACAAGCTTTAATGGACATGTTTCCTTATTTCACTGTTGAAAATAATCATGTGAGAATACTAGTTAGATTGGTACTCAAAGACGGTTAAGTTTTATTAGGACGTTTTCATATGCCATTCAATAAAGGGAGTTAAGCTTTAAGAGATTACTTTTTAAATCCTGGACCACAAGATTCTGAACCCAAGGAAACATTACATATTAGGGGCTACACAAAGATTATATTTGATGGTGCGATCTCCTTATAGATTACAAACTCTCTTGTGGtctacacaaaatatttaaCGCTGCTGATCTTACAAACTCTCTTTCGTCTCATACCATTTTTGGATGCTGAAATGAGGTGCTATTTAAGTAAGGGAGTTAAGCTTTAAGAgatgattttttaaattctagCCACAAGATTATGAACCCTGGGAaaacattataattatatttaatggtGCGCTCTCCGTATAGATTATTGTGAAGTAGTTTACTTCAGCAAAATGTTTAGTGCTACTGCCCTTGCTAGCTTTAAAGGATGCTAAAATCAGGTGTTCTTTTGTGTTGCACCATTGATGGTGGTGAAGAAAAGGTGTTGCTTGTCCTATGCTGGCATTTGCAATACATTGCAGGGtactttgatttttaatttagctAGCTAGAAATTTCTGGCTGCAACTTTCTGTTGTTCGAAGTTCAATTGGTGGTCCAAATAATTTGCTAGTTATATTTTTACTAAACCCGACAACAAACagcaaggaaaaaaaataaaatactgttCATATTTGACAAATCTCATGATCTTTGGTACAGGATTGCATTTGTGTATATTCTGCAAGCACAAGAATGATTAGATGATTGTTTTACTTAAATTGCTTTGCAATCCATTAAATGGAAGTTTTCAACACTTTAAACCTTCTTCAGTAGCTTATGGAACGAAGAAATCAATACAAGGGTGTGTTTAGCTATTTTCCAAGCAACCATTTAAatctttttttcataaaaatattatacattgTACGTGTGTGCTCGTGCCTTGGTCATTGGCACTTAAGTTTGCTACGCCCAAAAGCTTAGCCATGGCAAATTATAATTTGGCCATTTTATTTGTatctgttataggttataggaagtaaatatgtaaatataggaattaaatattgatagactcaattttctttcctatttagataccgtctctcatatataaataggttgtaatctctattgtgaaatacaacaataataacaaatattaactttctacatggtatcagagccattctagtagagatttaatttttttttctctctcgtcaagttttaaaatttttggaaACCTAAGCCTCATGTTCTTTTGTGTTACCCATCTAGGGTAATATTTGTCTATCATCGTCCACCTAGAGAGGATGCCGAAGTTGCGTTGCAACCCGCTTATCAGATCTGTGGTTCGTTTGCCGTTTGGATGTTTGATGAAGGCGTTTAGTTGTCTTGCAATCTGCTTGTTAGATCTGTGATTCGTTTGCTGTTTGGGTGTTGAGTTATCTTCCTTTAATTCGTTTAAAGATAAAGTAGTATAGAATTTTGGTTGAAATGGTTTTTGACAGTAAGACCCATATCattaaaattatcccaacgTCTTCAGTAGCGGTTGAGAAGGTAAACCGTGATTTTggattacccataaagggtaatatttggagagtcagcgctctgttcatttgggttactcataaagggtaacatttggagatttaggattctgttcatttgggttacccataaagggtaacatttggagacttagggctctgttcatttgggttacctacccataaagggtaacatttggagacttagagcTCTGTTCATCGGGGTTACCCATAAATGGtaatatttggagacttagaaTTCTGCTCGTTTGGGTTACCcagagtaacatttggagacttagggctctgttcatttgggttacccataaaggataacatttggagactaaGGTTTCTGTTCATCGGGATTACCATAAAGGGtaatatttggagacttagggctctgttcatcggGTTACCTATAAAGGGTAATATTTGGAGACCTAGgattctgttcatttgggttatcatATTATCTTTCTACGGTATCAAACCTAAAGAAATAACTTTGTAAACTATGTAACACCGTTTCTGGACCACATTTACACTTTAATTGACCTCATGTTGCTTTCTATATTCTCTTTAAGAAGCTTGTTGCTAAAAAGGTCTAGAGTTGAAAAAACAACAGGAATTCACCAGGAATTACAGCTTGGCAGTTGTCACAGTTAACTTTGCATGAGGCTGTCAAAAGGATGGAGAACTCTTGAATGTTACATTGAGTGGAACTTGAACGAGATTTTAAAGGCACCAATTCATGCATTGTTATGGATTCAGCTTGTTTTTTGTTTGACCTTCCAGTCTCTTACTTCTTCCCATACACCCATGTATATGTTTCTGTGCAGAGGATGGCAGGAGCGGTACATTTGTCATTGGCAATGAGCATTTTCCTGCTTCTCTCTTGGATCTTCCTTGTGTTGTGGAGTCGTACAAAACTTATGATGATTGTGCATTAGTCAAAACTGCAGATATTGGTCAGGTAAGAGTGCTCATTAAAAGATTTTTGGTTTCTTATTGTTTGACAGCATGAATTTTGTTTCTAAATGATATTTCAATTATTATTGGCAGATGATCATGGTTAGAGAAGCAGGTGACATTGCTCCAGACGCAGTGGAATACAGACATGGACTCACTCCTCCTATGAGGGATGCTCGAAAACGAAGATTTCGTAGGGAGCCAGACCTCAATGTACAAAGTGGCCTCATTCCTGTTCTGAGCTTTGTTATTGAATcaaatacatatatttttttaatatgatcgATCAGTagcttataatttatttgccaGCTAAGACACTTTGTAACTAGAAAGAAATGGTTCAAAATAAACAACTCTTTTTTGTTGCAATTATCTTGcacctttttctttcctttgcaTAGTCTGTACTGATGATTGCCGTGTTACATTTTACAGCCTGAGCTTGTCCAGCGTGTGGAGAAGGATCTGTTGAACATTATGGCTGGTGGAACAGTTGAAAATGCTGATATCCTTTTCTAACGTTCTCATCTTTATTGCAGTATACAGAGGTTCAGATATCCATGTTTGGCTATTGTAGTTATCAAATGCTTTTGGGTAAAATAGCATATATCATTTAGAAAAAGGCAGAGACAGAGCGCCAAAGCACAAGGGACTGATAAGGTAGCACATAGAAACCAGGTTTAGTTGGGCTGGGAGCCTTCCTCGTTACTTGAACATCTGGATAGCTAACTTGAGCATATCACTCATACATGGAGTAGCCCCAGTATGCATTGGAAACTGAATTTGGTATTGCTATTTGCAAATATCTCCATTTTCTGAATGACAAAATAGAAAACTAGTAGGAGGAGGTCCCACAACATTGTGGTTCAGCGATAGACTTAGACCCCATTTATAGTTTATGTTTTGATGGGATCTTATAGTTTTTCATTTTATCCCTAGTTTAATCCTTAATTGCATGGATACATGTTGAAGCAAATGAGCAAGAGGAAGATGGCGAGCAGAATATTCGTAATGTAAGTAAGAAAACTTCACCTGCACCTGCAGCAAAGCCTGATGTTCAGGAGCCTGTAGCTAATGCTGGGGAGCCTGAGAGAAGTGATTCCGATGAATCAGATGATTCATTATAATGAAGATGCCTTGTGTCCAACCTGTTGCATTTGTGCAATGGTAGATGGTCAGCTAAGTTGAAAACGAGGGTATGATGTctgtaaaatatatatgtagATGGATTCCTTTTGTTCTGGGCAAACTTTGGAACGCATTGAGAACTTTGTCGCCTTGGGGTAAGGTTGTGGGCTAGCAACTGTTAATGTGTTGTTGTATTATCACATCATAGTAATGGAGCTTATTTTAGTCAGTTTCTTTTGTTTACTAGAGAACAGAGCTTTTCATGATCTTTCTTCTTCTGTACTCTTGCCTCTCTTCTTGTTCCGTCTCTTTCCCTTTGAACAGAGCTTTaatatctatttttaaaattaaatattattttaattaaaattttttttattaattaagaaattttttatattaaaaatattttaatgaaaatatagatgaaaaatataattataaaaatattgttaatataaaatatttttatgaaaaaaaagttAAGGGCACGATTTAAAAAATGCATAGTTTGGTGTTATTAtcccttattattattatgcttaagaaatttaattagtaaaatttaatttttaaattaaacaaaatatttatttatttttaaatatacaaaattttgctatcgttattttattaaaatttaatttaacaatttctatttaaaattctaaaattaaattgaattaaattattaaatatagaaTTTTGATGAAATATTCGGAACACTCCCAtgcaaaaattttcaaatacattaaaaatttgtattaagttaaatttttattgcaAGATTTTTCTTATGTAAAGATTTCCGTGAACTATCGCCTTCCATCTGGCTAGATAGCCATTGCCAAGATGCCCGGCCAGCTTCTTGCGTCCGTCTCTGCACCGTCACCGCCGTCGTCGCCACCCATGAATGATCCCTTTATTCCTCACAAGCTCTCTTATATTCCCTCTCAAACACCAACACAAGCTCCTCAGCTAACTAACCACTCTCGTGTCTCCGTTCTGTACACTAAACCAGTAAATTCCAGCATATACGCTTCAATTCTGGAGTCCTGTAAATCCCCAAAATTAGGGACACAAGTTCACGCGCAATCCATTAAAACTGGGTTTTACGAGAATGAGTTTGTCCAGACCAAGTTGCTCCAGATGTATGCGAGGTGTGGTTGTTTGGAATTTGCAGATTTGTTGTTCGAGATAATGCCTATTAGAAGTTTGTATTCTTGGTTGGCTATTCTCACTGCTTATTCAAAT
The Manihot esculenta cultivar AM560-2 chromosome 1, M.esculenta_v8, whole genome shotgun sequence genome window above contains:
- the LOC110600634 gene encoding transcription initiation factor TFIID subunit 7: MEEQFILRVPPSVAERLDRLLSESASSSEDQSLDLSFSEDGRSGTFVIGNEHFPASLLDLPCVVESYKTYDDCALVKTADIGQMIMVREAGDIAPDAVEYRHGLTPPMRDARKRRFRREPDLNPELVQRVEKDLLNIMAGGTVENADVEANEQEEDGEQNIRNVSKKTSPAPAAKPDVQEPVANAGEPERSDSDESDDSL